One genomic region from Nostoc sphaeroides encodes:
- a CDS encoding GAF domain-containing protein — protein sequence MQIHPHSELNHSRDRPEQGLQNLLDRLVKTMQRDELVRQTTNQLRKSLQVDRVVLYYFYSQWQGQVTFESLSSQEFSILGSTGPDDCFNNEYAALYLAGRVKAIADIELESIQPCHRDFLRNLQVRANLVVPIVIPRGLWGLLVAHHCQGPHDWSSSDIEMMQTGAQTLATDHNILES from the coding sequence GTGCAAATTCATCCTCACTCGGAATTGAACCATAGCCGCGATCGCCCTGAACAGGGTTTGCAAAATTTGCTCGATCGCCTTGTTAAAACAATGCAGCGCGATGAGTTAGTTCGGCAAACAACCAATCAACTCAGAAAATCGCTTCAGGTTGATCGGGTAGTATTGTATTATTTTTACAGTCAGTGGCAAGGGCAGGTGACTTTTGAATCTTTGAGTTCTCAAGAATTTTCAATACTTGGTTCCACTGGGCCAGATGATTGTTTTAACAACGAGTATGCTGCTTTATACTTAGCAGGACGGGTAAAGGCGATCGCTGATATTGAATTAGAGTCAATCCAGCCTTGTCACCGAGATTTTCTTCGCAATTTGCAAGTTCGCGCTAACTTGGTTGTACCAATTGTCATCCCTAGAGGATTATGGGGATTGCTAGTAGCACATCACTGTCAAGGGCCTCATGATTGGTCGTCATCAGATATAGAAATGATGCAAACAGGGGCGCAAACTCTAGCAACAGATCATAATATTCTAGAGAGTTAA
- a CDS encoding VOC family protein, which yields MKFAYTVIWVDDVVKTVEFYEKAFGLVRRTLVDKGQSIWAEIETGNTTLAFSSSSEAQKLFPGGCHPNDVTQPPASIQISFITPDVGSAYMRAIGAGAKTLDAPKSQPGGQMIARVRDPNGVLVSLVSG from the coding sequence ATGAAATTTGCTTACACGGTTATTTGGGTAGACGATGTAGTTAAGACCGTTGAGTTTTACGAAAAAGCCTTTGGTTTAGTTCGCCGCACTCTCGTGGATAAGGGGCAATCTATCTGGGCGGAAATCGAAACCGGAAACACCACACTAGCTTTTTCCTCTAGTAGCGAAGCACAAAAGTTATTTCCTGGTGGCTGCCATCCCAACGATGTTACACAACCACCGGCATCAATCCAGATATCATTTATTACTCCTGATGTTGGCAGTGCTTACATGAGAGCGATCGGCGCTGGTGCAAAAACACTAGATGCGCCTAAATCTCAACCTGGGGGACAAATGATTGCTCGTGTCCGCGATCCTAATGGTGTGTTGGTGTCGTTGGTAAGTGGCTAA
- a CDS encoding type II toxin-antitoxin system VapC family toxin — MQAIAAYKRATIRLTHSYIIAEYVALGTARRFPRSSVLAFVVDFLDNPDIETVWVDESLHRTAVDLLMGREDKTYSLCYALSFVLMRQRGITEALSTDRHFEQEGFIRLLRAAG, encoded by the coding sequence ATGCAAGCTATTGCTGCCTATAAAAGAGCAACAATCCGATTAACCCACAGCTATATCATTGCTGAGTACGTCGCGTTAGGTACTGCAAGGCGTTTTCCGCGTTCATCCGTCCTTGCTTTTGTGGTTGACTTTCTGGATAACCCAGACATAGAAACGGTTTGGGTAGATGAGTCATTGCACCGGACAGCAGTCGATCTTTTAATGGGGCGCGAGGATAAAACTTACTCTCTATGTTATGCGTTGAGTTTTGTGTTAATGCGCCAACGCGGGATTACAGAGGCATTGTCTACCGATCGACATTTCGAGCAAGAAGGGTTTATCCGCTTACTGCGAGCAGCAGGCTAA
- a CDS encoding class I SAM-dependent methyltransferase, whose product MDSNALLCAAIAHHITTSPQQRITFAQFMDLALYHPEYGYYSSDAVKIGFKDSDFFTSPNLCSDFGELLAEQFLQMWEILGKPVPFSLVEMGAGQGLLALHILKYHQLHYPDFFTALEYIIVEKSPTLRQEQQQRLQDFPVRWCNLEDIPQSAIAGCFFSNELVDAFPVHQFILETGELREIYVTRDSNEKETCPSFIEVTGEPSTLQLAQHLDFLGIDLSQSAYPDGYRSEINLAAGDWLSIVADRLQRGYVLTIDYGYPASRYYNPRRSQGTLQCYYQHRFHDNPYINIGRQDITAHVDFTALERWGENYNLKNIGFIQQGLFLMALGLGDRIAALSDQQQPLSQLLQRRDALHQLIDPTGLGGFGVLIQSKGLDNTETSQKLKGLTLPE is encoded by the coding sequence ATGGATTCCAATGCTTTGCTGTGTGCAGCGATCGCTCATCACATTACCACCAGTCCTCAACAACGAATTACTTTTGCCCAATTCATGGATCTGGCATTATACCACCCTGAATACGGCTATTATTCCAGCGATGCAGTCAAAATAGGTTTTAAAGATAGTGATTTTTTTACCTCTCCCAACCTCTGTTCTGACTTTGGTGAGTTACTAGCAGAACAATTTTTGCAAATGTGGGAGATTTTAGGAAAACCTGTACCGTTTTCTTTGGTAGAAATGGGAGCAGGTCAAGGATTGCTAGCTTTGCATATCCTTAAATATCATCAACTGCACTACCCAGATTTTTTTACCGCCCTAGAGTACATCATTGTTGAAAAGTCGCCAACTTTAAGACAAGAACAGCAGCAACGCTTGCAAGATTTCCCGGTACGTTGGTGCAATTTAGAGGATATACCACAAAGTGCGATCGCTGGTTGCTTTTTCTCTAACGAGTTAGTAGATGCTTTCCCCGTACATCAATTCATCCTAGAAACGGGAGAACTCCGAGAAATTTATGTAACCAGAGATAGTAATGAGAAAGAAACCTGCCCATCATTTATAGAAGTCACAGGGGAACCTTCAACCCTCCAACTAGCTCAACATTTGGATTTCCTGGGAATCGACTTGAGTCAAAGTGCATATCCAGATGGCTACCGTAGTGAAATTAATTTAGCGGCTGGTGACTGGTTGAGTATAGTAGCAGACCGCTTGCAGCGCGGCTATGTGTTAACAATTGATTATGGCTACCCCGCCAGCCGTTACTATAATCCCAGGCGATCGCAAGGAACGCTACAGTGTTATTATCAGCATCGTTTCCATGACAACCCCTACATTAATATTGGGCGACAAGATATCACTGCCCATGTTGACTTTACAGCTTTGGAGCGCTGGGGTGAAAACTACAATTTAAAGAATATTGGTTTTATTCAACAAGGATTATTTTTGATGGCGTTGGGGTTAGGCGATCGTATTGCTGCCCTTTCTGATCAACAGCAACCCCTCTCACAGTTATTACAGCGCCGGGACGCACTACACCAGCTTATAGATCCCACAGGACTCGGCGGCTTTGGAGTCTTAATTCAGAGCAAAGGTCTGGACAATACAGAAACTTCTCAAAAACTCAAAGGATTGACCCTGCCAGAATAA
- a CDS encoding NAD(P)-dependent oxidoreductase: protein MKVAFLGTGLMGLPMAQRLLAADIQLVAYNRTPEKLAPLQAAGAEIVTHPRHAIRAAECIILMLTNAPAIYNVLLSDTAWQTLEGSTIIQMGTITPTESKEIRDAVVAGGGEYLEAPVLGSIPEAKAGELSVMVGAEPEQYQRHLKLLQNFGTEPLLIGPVGSAAALKLALNQLIASLTTSFALSLAFVQRQGVDVDVFMQILRDSPLYAPTFDKKLQRMLDGNYADPNFPTKHLLKDTELFISEAKSRSLDLSSIKGVRQILQTAVKMSFADDDYSSLFSVIKEWGE, encoded by the coding sequence ATGAAGGTGGCATTTCTGGGAACCGGACTGATGGGACTACCAATGGCTCAAAGGTTATTAGCCGCAGATATACAGCTAGTTGCCTATAATCGTACCCCAGAAAAATTAGCACCACTACAAGCAGCTGGGGCTGAAATTGTTACACATCCCCGCCACGCCATTCGTGCTGCTGAGTGCATAATCCTCATGCTGACTAATGCCCCGGCCATTTATAATGTGTTGCTTTCAGACACTGCTTGGCAAACTCTCGAAGGTAGCACGATCATCCAAATGGGAACAATTACTCCTACAGAAAGCAAAGAAATTAGGGATGCAGTTGTTGCAGGTGGTGGTGAGTATTTAGAAGCACCTGTATTAGGGAGTATCCCAGAAGCGAAAGCTGGCGAGTTGAGTGTTATGGTAGGGGCCGAGCCAGAACAATATCAACGCCACTTAAAGTTACTCCAAAATTTTGGGACAGAACCTTTACTTATCGGGCCAGTGGGATCTGCGGCGGCGCTCAAATTGGCACTAAATCAACTAATAGCTTCTCTAACAACTAGCTTTGCTCTGAGTCTGGCTTTTGTCCAGCGTCAGGGTGTCGATGTGGATGTGTTTATGCAAATCTTGCGCGACAGTCCACTTTACGCACCCACCTTTGACAAAAAGCTACAACGGATGTTGGATGGCAATTATGCTGATCCGAATTTCCCCACAAAACACTTGCTCAAAGATACAGAATTATTTATCTCGGAAGCAAAATCTCGGAGTTTGGATCTCAGCAGTATTAAAGGTGTGCGGCAAATCTTGCAAACAGCCGTGAAAATGTCATTTGCCGATGATGATTACTCATCACTATTTTCTGTAATTAAAGAATGGGGAGAGTGA
- a CDS encoding chromosome segregation ATPase, whose protein sequence is MTERDIPDSWSSASGREPDQNKRLSRTEQFGETQPFDSPATGSTSKSVKRRKKNHRKGLPINSNSEETAQLSSTGKWPRWMKSWTLWLVLLMLIPGSVGFLAMAMLLKLPSAPNCPSIFWPLASASVRLHCAQLAASKQTVNDLLQAIALVKQLPQNHPLHGEIDRFIEEWSRDILKLADQSFQTGNLDEAIATARKIPENVTAYKLVNEQIDKWQSIWSKAEATYNGAIAQVKERRWQSAFMLSAKMLRVDNQYWAGTKYDQLNRLIVTAREDGDKLGKAENLANSKVVDNLLEAIKLAQSIGQESYIYQKAQEAIPAFGRKMLELAQAKLDKQDADEALDIARQIPEIAKLQGETDDFIAIADAKRSAWIGNVSGLEAAIAQAQQIDPSRPVYNEAQQLIARWQLEIEDVANLEKARILASQGTVPNLTAAIAQVELIPASNPRATEARQEMGRWRAQVETIEDQPYLERAEQIAIFEDINSLQAAIGQASEIRRGRALYPEARKKIRTWVGKIQRIQDQPYLDQAQELAQSGNLPAAISIAQQIASSGRALSQEAQAAVNDWEGQIRTRENWRKAQEVGAAGTPEALVEAIRLADRVSNNSILRMDANVAIDQWSQQLLEIARSQGQSDIARGIDIAKSIPRGSAAYSAAQEQIKAWQDFLNPQPEPQPQPQPESLPFPQSTTTGQ, encoded by the coding sequence ATGACAGAGCGGGATATTCCAGACAGTTGGTCAAGTGCCAGTGGAAGAGAGCCAGATCAAAACAAAAGATTATCCCGAACAGAACAATTCGGTGAAACTCAGCCATTTGATTCCCCAGCTACTGGTTCTACCTCCAAGTCAGTGAAGCGGCGAAAAAAAAACCATAGGAAAGGATTACCTATAAATAGTAATTCAGAAGAAACTGCACAACTCAGTAGTACTGGGAAATGGCCACGCTGGATGAAAAGCTGGACATTATGGCTAGTACTATTAATGTTGATTCCCGGCAGTGTAGGATTCTTAGCAATGGCAATGCTGCTAAAGCTGCCATCTGCCCCTAATTGCCCCTCAATTTTCTGGCCCCTAGCTAGTGCTTCCGTGCGGTTACACTGCGCTCAGTTAGCGGCTTCTAAGCAGACAGTTAACGACCTATTACAAGCGATCGCTCTGGTGAAGCAACTACCACAAAATCACCCGTTGCATGGAGAAATTGATCGTTTTATCGAAGAATGGTCGCGGGATATTTTGAAGCTAGCTGATCAAAGTTTCCAAACTGGGAATTTAGACGAAGCGATCGCTACTGCTCGTAAGATACCCGAAAATGTGACTGCTTATAAATTAGTTAATGAGCAGATTGACAAATGGCAGTCAATTTGGTCAAAGGCAGAAGCCACATATAACGGTGCGATCGCCCAAGTTAAGGAACGGCGATGGCAATCGGCATTTATGTTATCTGCCAAAATGCTGCGCGTAGACAATCAATACTGGGCGGGTACTAAATACGACCAATTGAATCGTCTAATTGTTACAGCGCGAGAAGATGGCGATAAGTTAGGAAAAGCGGAAAATTTAGCAAACAGCAAAGTTGTCGATAATTTATTAGAAGCTATTAAGTTAGCTCAGTCCATTGGGCAAGAAAGTTACATTTACCAAAAAGCTCAGGAAGCGATCCCCGCATTTGGACGGAAAATGCTGGAATTGGCACAGGCAAAACTAGACAAGCAGGATGCGGATGAAGCACTGGATATTGCTAGACAAATTCCAGAGATTGCGAAACTACAGGGCGAAACCGATGACTTTATCGCCATAGCTGACGCGAAAAGAAGTGCTTGGATAGGTAATGTTTCTGGTTTAGAGGCTGCGATCGCTCAAGCACAACAAATTGATCCTTCTAGACCAGTGTATAACGAAGCACAACAACTGATTGCTCGTTGGCAATTGGAAATTGAAGATGTTGCCAATCTAGAAAAAGCGAGAATATTGGCTAGCCAGGGAACAGTCCCTAATTTAACAGCAGCGATCGCCCAAGTAGAATTGATCCCTGCCAGTAATCCCAGAGCCACAGAAGCTAGGCAAGAAATGGGCCGCTGGCGGGCCCAAGTGGAGACAATTGAAGACCAACCTTATTTAGAACGCGCCGAACAGATAGCAATATTTGAGGATATTAACTCTTTGCAAGCTGCGATCGGCCAGGCTAGCGAAATTCGTAGAGGTCGTGCATTATATCCAGAAGCACGGAAAAAAATTCGCACTTGGGTAGGAAAGATTCAGCGAATTCAAGACCAACCCTACTTAGATCAGGCACAAGAACTGGCTCAAAGTGGAAATCTCCCCGCCGCTATTAGCATAGCTCAACAAATTGCCTCGTCGGGAAGGGCGCTTTCACAGGAAGCACAAGCTGCGGTAAATGATTGGGAAGGGCAAATCCGCACCAGAGAAAACTGGAGAAAAGCCCAGGAAGTAGGGGCGGCTGGCACGCCAGAAGCCTTAGTTGAAGCAATCCGGCTGGCGGATCGGGTTTCAAATAATAGCATCTTGCGTATGGATGCGAATGTGGCTATTGACCAGTGGAGTCAGCAATTGTTAGAAATAGCACGCTCTCAAGGTCAGTCTGATATTGCCAGAGGGATTGACATTGCCAAATCGATTCCACGCGGTAGTGCTGCTTACAGTGCGGCGCAAGAGCAAATTAAAGCTTGGCAAGATTTTCTCAATCCTCAACCAGAACCTCAGCCTCAGCCTCAGCCTGAATCTCTACCATTTCCTCAATCAACTACTACTGGGCAGTAA
- the hslO gene encoding Hsp33 family molecular chaperone HslO: protein MADQLIRATAAEGGIRAVGVITTRLTEEARGRHKLSYVATAALGRTMAAGLLMASSMKRTGSRVNVRVKGDGPLGGILVDAGLDGTVRGYVGNPSVELPPNPKGKLDVGGAVGGGYLYVVRDIGYGYPYSSTVELVSGEIGDDVAHYLVNSEQTPSALVLGVFVGAGGVTAAGGLLIQVLPKAARDEALVETLESRVAGLAGFTPLLQAGKTLPEILNDLLGDMGLVIFPERQMVRFHCGCSFDRVLGALKILGEAELQDMIVKDDGAEAICEFCGNVYQASSDQLAQLIADLQAESTVLG, encoded by the coding sequence ATGGCGGATCAGTTAATTCGTGCAACAGCAGCCGAAGGTGGAATTCGTGCCGTAGGTGTGATCACCACACGTTTAACAGAAGAAGCACGCGGGCGTCACAAGCTTTCTTATGTGGCAACGGCAGCACTGGGTCGGACTATGGCGGCGGGCTTATTAATGGCTTCTAGTATGAAGCGAACTGGGTCAAGGGTCAATGTCCGGGTGAAGGGCGATGGGCCTTTGGGTGGCATATTGGTAGATGCAGGCTTAGATGGTACGGTACGCGGGTATGTGGGGAATCCATCTGTGGAATTGCCTCCCAATCCCAAAGGGAAGCTAGATGTTGGTGGTGCAGTGGGTGGTGGCTACCTCTATGTTGTCCGGGATATTGGTTACGGTTACCCATACTCTAGTACCGTTGAACTAGTATCTGGAGAAATTGGCGATGATGTGGCTCATTATCTGGTGAATTCCGAACAAACACCTTCGGCTTTAGTTTTAGGTGTGTTCGTGGGAGCAGGTGGAGTAACTGCGGCTGGAGGATTACTGATACAAGTATTGCCCAAAGCTGCTAGAGACGAAGCTTTAGTCGAAACCTTGGAATCACGGGTTGCTGGTCTAGCAGGATTTACGCCATTATTGCAAGCTGGGAAGACGTTACCTGAAATCTTGAACGACTTGTTGGGAGACATGGGACTGGTAATCTTTCCCGAACGGCAAATGGTGCGCTTCCACTGTGGTTGTTCTTTTGATCGCGTTTTGGGGGCACTGAAGATTTTGGGAGAAGCGGAACTGCAAGATATGATTGTTAAAGATGATGGTGCTGAAGCAATTTGCGAATTTTGCGGCAACGTCTACCAGGCAAGTAGCGATCAGTTAGCTCAACTAATTGCCGATTTGCAAGCTGAATCTACTGTTTTAGGATAG
- a CDS encoding Uma2 family endonuclease produces MTITTPKLTFEEYLAHDDGTDNRYELVNGELIPMSLGSGQHGAVTEFINVSFRAEILRLKWDWTSKQMVIGVRSPRAGRWDTSRIPDVVVIPLPQWRELRNREAVIELNEPPPLLVVEVVSESTKIVDYRAKRVEYNVLNIPEYWIVDPLTNKVTVFTLIEELYEPVEFVGTQCIQSQTFAELELTVEQVLTADN; encoded by the coding sequence ATGACTATAACCACCCCAAAACTAACCTTTGAAGAGTATCTAGCTCATGATGATGGCACTGATAACCGTTATGAATTAGTCAACGGAGAACTAATTCCCATGAGTCTAGGAAGTGGACAACATGGGGCGGTAACAGAATTTATCAATGTTTCTTTCCGAGCAGAAATTCTCCGGCTAAAGTGGGATTGGACTTCTAAACAAATGGTTATCGGTGTTCGTTCTCCCCGTGCTGGCAGATGGGATACTTCAAGGATTCCAGATGTAGTTGTGATTCCATTACCTCAATGGCGAGAGTTGAGAAACCGAGAGGCAGTTATTGAACTCAACGAACCACCCCCTTTGTTGGTGGTGGAAGTCGTCAGTGAGTCAACAAAGATTGTAGATTATCGAGCCAAGCGAGTTGAGTATAACGTTTTAAATATTCCAGAGTATTGGATTGTCGATCCATTAACGAACAAAGTGACTGTTTTCACATTGATTGAAGAATTATACGAACCAGTAGAGTTTGTTGGTACTCAATGCATTCAATCTCAAACTTTTGCGGAGTTAGAATTAACAGTAGAGCAAGTGTTGACGGCTGACAATTAA
- a CDS encoding universal stress protein, producing the protein MLNSVLVALDGSEISDRVIQTLDNLALSKDAKVILCHVFLTPESEMELPADRPQPESPTFSYFHVEKQLQSYQENLSFTSELELVTGEPAEEIIRLANIYKTDLIIIGSRGLMGVKRIVQGSVSSQVVEEANCSVLVVKPR; encoded by the coding sequence GTGCTAAATAGTGTTTTGGTAGCTCTGGACGGTTCGGAAATTTCAGACCGAGTAATTCAGACTTTAGATAATTTGGCGTTGTCAAAAGATGCCAAGGTTATTCTCTGTCATGTGTTTCTTACGCCAGAGTCAGAGATGGAACTACCCGCCGATCGTCCTCAGCCAGAGTCGCCAACATTTTCTTATTTTCATGTTGAAAAACAGCTGCAATCTTATCAGGAAAACTTATCATTCACCAGTGAGTTAGAACTGGTAACTGGTGAACCTGCTGAAGAGATTATTCGCCTTGCCAATATTTACAAAACTGACTTGATTATAATTGGCAGCCGGGGATTGATGGGGGTGAAGCGAATTGTCCAGGGTTCTGTTAGCAGTCAAGTTGTGGAAGAGGCTAATTGTTCGGTGTTAGTTGTCAAACCAAGGTAA
- the hisD gene encoding histidinol dehydrogenase: MLRIITQQADVRAELQRICDRTHDEQVLHKEATVREVLQAVKRQGDKAVLHYTAEFDKQTLKAEELRVTGSELDAAYQQVSKELLGAVRLACRQIEAFHRQRVPKSWVHFGDDEVVLGKRYTPVDRAGLYVPGGRAAYPSTVLMNAIPAHVAAVPHIVMVTPPGPGGAINPAVLVAAQEAGVQEIYRIGGAQAIAALAYGTETIPKVDVITGPGNIYVTLAKKLVYGTVGIDSLAGPSEVLVIADETANPVHVAADLLAQAEHDPMAAAILLTTDAALAKNVQLALERQLVDHPRRIDTEKAIAHYGLIVLVESLEAAAELSNEFAPEHLELEIKDPWALLPQIRHAGAIFLGYSTPEAVGDYLAGPNHTLPTSGAARYASALGVETFLKHSSIIQYSQTALQNVAGAIDVLATAEGLPSHADSVRRRTQQEE; the protein is encoded by the coding sequence ATGCTGCGAATCATTACTCAGCAGGCAGACGTCAGAGCAGAACTACAACGGATCTGCGATCGCACCCATGACGAACAGGTGCTTCACAAAGAAGCAACGGTGCGGGAAGTTTTGCAAGCAGTGAAGCGCCAAGGCGACAAAGCTGTATTGCATTACACAGCCGAATTTGACAAACAAACCCTGAAAGCAGAAGAACTCCGAGTCACAGGTTCGGAACTAGATGCAGCCTATCAGCAGGTGTCAAAAGAGTTGTTGGGCGCAGTTCGGCTAGCTTGCCGCCAAATTGAAGCGTTTCATCGTCAGCGAGTCCCAAAAAGCTGGGTACACTTTGGCGACGATGAAGTAGTGCTGGGCAAACGCTATACCCCCGTAGATCGGGCGGGGTTGTATGTGCCTGGTGGCCGTGCCGCCTATCCCAGTACAGTGCTGATGAATGCAATTCCGGCTCATGTTGCTGCTGTACCTCACATTGTGATGGTGACACCACCAGGGCCAGGGGGTGCTATTAACCCAGCAGTCTTGGTAGCTGCCCAAGAAGCAGGAGTGCAAGAAATTTATCGCATTGGTGGCGCACAAGCGATCGCTGCTTTAGCTTATGGCACAGAAACGATTCCGAAAGTGGATGTGATTACTGGCCCTGGTAACATTTATGTCACCCTAGCGAAAAAACTTGTCTATGGCACCGTTGGCATTGATTCTTTGGCAGGCCCCAGCGAAGTGCTGGTGATTGCCGATGAAACCGCAAATCCGGTGCATGTAGCTGCTGACTTGCTAGCCCAAGCCGAACACGATCCAATGGCGGCAGCGATTTTGCTGACAACAGATGCGGCTTTGGCGAAAAACGTGCAATTAGCCTTGGAAAGACAGCTAGTAGATCACCCACGGCGAATAGACACAGAAAAAGCGATCGCTCACTACGGCTTGATTGTCCTTGTGGAATCGCTTGAAGCAGCAGCAGAACTCTCAAATGAATTTGCCCCCGAACACCTGGAATTAGAAATCAAAGACCCTTGGGCATTATTACCACAGATTCGCCACGCTGGGGCAATCTTTTTGGGTTACTCCACACCAGAAGCTGTAGGAGACTATTTGGCAGGCCCTAACCATACCCTGCCAACTTCTGGCGCTGCCCGTTATGCTTCGGCATTAGGGGTAGAAACTTTCCTTAAACACTCTAGTATTATTCAATACTCTCAAACTGCGCTGCAAAATGTGGCTGGTGCCATTGATGTGCTAGCAACAGCAGAAGGTTTACCTTCTCACGCTGATTCAGTCCGCCGCCGAACTCAGCAAGAAGAGTGA
- the rpsT gene encoding 30S ribosomal protein S20 — protein MANTKSALKRAEIAERNRLRNKAYKSAVKTLMKKYINAVAVYTANPTPELKQEAQARLSEAYAKIDKATKRGVLHPNNGARKKSRLAHRLKPLTQTAE, from the coding sequence GTGGCGAATACAAAGTCTGCTCTCAAGCGTGCCGAAATCGCAGAACGTAACCGACTGCGTAACAAAGCTTACAAATCAGCAGTCAAGACGCTGATGAAGAAATACATTAATGCTGTAGCTGTCTATACAGCTAATCCTACCCCAGAATTAAAACAAGAAGCACAGGCTCGCTTATCCGAAGCTTACGCCAAAATCGATAAAGCGACCAAGCGGGGTGTCCTTCACCCCAATAATGGGGCAAGGAAAAAGTCGAGGTTGGCTCACAGACTAAAACCTCTGACACAAACAGCTGAGTAG
- a CDS encoding TatD family hydrolase, translating to MQLIDTHVHLNFDSFQADLATVRSRWQEAGVVRLVHSCVHPEEFSSIQSIAHEFPEISFAVGLHPLDAEKWDHETAEKIKTLASSDSHVVAIGEMGLDFYKADNYEHQMMVFESQLAIAAELNLPVIIHCRDAAVATREVLQKWRELKGERVRGVMHCWGGTPEETQWFLDLGFYISFSGTVTFKNAKAIQSSAAMVSSDRLLIETDCPFLAPVPKRGERRNEPAYVQYVAEQVAKLRQETVEAIAHQTTQNACELFGLSL from the coding sequence ATGCAACTGATAGACACGCACGTTCATCTCAACTTTGATAGTTTCCAGGCGGATTTAGCAACAGTGCGATCGCGGTGGCAAGAAGCAGGAGTAGTACGTTTAGTACATTCTTGTGTTCACCCAGAGGAATTTTCCAGCATTCAATCCATAGCGCACGAGTTTCCCGAAATCAGCTTTGCCGTAGGATTACATCCTTTAGATGCTGAAAAATGGGATCACGAAACAGCCGAGAAAATCAAAACTTTAGCGAGTTCTGACTCTCATGTGGTAGCAATTGGGGAAATGGGGCTGGATTTTTACAAAGCTGATAACTATGAACATCAGATGATGGTGTTCGAGTCACAGTTAGCGATCGCAGCTGAACTCAACTTACCAGTGATTATCCACTGCCGCGATGCTGCTGTGGCAACCAGAGAAGTGTTGCAAAAATGGCGCGAACTCAAAGGAGAAAGAGTGCGGGGAGTCATGCATTGCTGGGGAGGAACGCCAGAAGAAACTCAATGGTTTCTCGATTTAGGCTTCTACATCAGCTTTAGCGGGACAGTAACGTTCAAAAACGCCAAAGCGATCCAATCCTCGGCGGCGATGGTGAGTAGCGATCGCCTACTGATTGAAACAGACTGCCCATTTCTCGCCCCAGTTCCTAAACGAGGTGAGAGGCGCAACGAACCTGCTTACGTGCAATATGTAGCCGAGCAAGTAGCTAAACTGCGTCAGGAAACGGTAGAGGCGATCGCCCATCAAACCACCCAGAATGCCTGTGAATTATTTGGTCTATCATTATAA